From a single Polynucleobacter asymbioticus QLW-P1DMWA-1 genomic region:
- a CDS encoding HpcH/HpaI aldolase/citrate lyase family protein — translation MININRPRRSVLYMPGVNTRALEKAKTLPADSLILDLEDAVAPDSKSIARENIRTALESGFGHREAVVRINGLNTPWGLDDLKAFANTKADAIVLPKVESAKKIQEVAKLLSELNAPKDLTIWAMIETPKAIFKLEEIAGAHPRLEALVLGTSDLVKDLHARHTLDRTETLTALSLSVLAARAYGLCVLDGVHLILDDEAGLKQSCVQGRDMGFDGKTLIHPSQIALANELFGPSAQEIEEAQQKIAAYESAISTGAGIAVLNGKLIEELHIQDAKRLLALAAAIQSFGTNN, via the coding sequence ATGATCAATATCAATCGACCACGCCGCTCTGTACTTTATATGCCAGGCGTCAACACGCGGGCCCTTGAAAAAGCAAAAACATTGCCTGCTGACTCTCTCATTCTTGATCTGGAAGATGCCGTAGCTCCAGACTCAAAAAGCATTGCCCGAGAGAATATCCGAACCGCACTCGAATCTGGCTTTGGTCACCGGGAAGCTGTTGTCAGAATAAACGGGCTCAATACTCCATGGGGGTTAGATGATCTAAAGGCCTTCGCTAATACCAAAGCCGATGCCATCGTCTTACCTAAAGTGGAATCTGCAAAAAAAATCCAAGAGGTAGCCAAGCTCTTGTCTGAGTTGAATGCGCCAAAAGATCTCACAATTTGGGCCATGATTGAAACACCTAAGGCCATTTTTAAATTAGAGGAAATTGCTGGCGCTCATCCAAGACTAGAGGCCCTAGTCTTAGGCACCTCTGATCTAGTTAAAGATTTGCATGCTCGCCACACCTTAGATAGGACAGAAACACTCACCGCTCTCTCACTTTCTGTTTTAGCGGCTAGAGCCTACGGTCTATGCGTTCTTGATGGCGTTCACCTCATCTTAGATGATGAGGCCGGCCTAAAGCAGTCCTGCGTCCAAGGCAGGGACATGGGATTTGACGGTAAAACCTTGATACACCCCAGCCAAATAGCTTTGGCAAATGAACTATTTGGGCCATCAGCCCAGGAAATCGAAGAGGCTCAACAAAAGATTGCAGCCTATGAATCCGCCATATCTACAGGGGCGGGAATTGCCGTTCTCAATGGCAAGCTGATTGAAGAATTGCATATTCAGGATGCAAAAAGGTTGCTTGCTTTGGCTGCGGCCATTCAATCCTTTGGCACCAATAACTAA
- a CDS encoding bestrophin-like domain produces MDFPLLRFALSYPGIDLRITLVLFVLLLCFSAYWFFQKLFPHLLFGEDAPYAGYIYNAMGVVFSLVFAFVTVLVWQNYNGVSDAVAKEASTLNNVYRVFSAFPPEIDKTGKAQVRAYVKTVINEEWPLLSKNEFSLKAYKELTTLEDLAVQIKPKNMGESNAHQQLLHLTLQATELRRSRIFNAKFALAPAAWVGLGSSLMVFLIFSCLFQMKSRKIHMILIAFLSLTVVGILYFLILFIHPFLGPLAITPEPFTALLNTSWVYQ; encoded by the coding sequence ATGGATTTCCCATTACTTCGGTTCGCGCTTTCTTATCCAGGAATAGATCTCAGGATAACGCTAGTCCTTTTTGTTCTACTGCTTTGTTTTAGTGCTTACTGGTTTTTTCAAAAATTGTTTCCCCACCTTTTATTTGGTGAAGATGCGCCTTATGCTGGCTATATCTATAACGCAATGGGGGTGGTATTCAGTCTCGTATTTGCATTTGTTACGGTACTGGTTTGGCAAAATTACAATGGGGTGAGCGATGCAGTAGCTAAAGAGGCCAGCACCCTAAATAATGTCTATCGCGTCTTTTCTGCCTTCCCGCCAGAAATTGACAAGACTGGAAAAGCCCAAGTAAGAGCCTATGTCAAGACCGTAATAAATGAAGAGTGGCCACTGCTGAGTAAGAATGAATTTAGCCTTAAGGCTTATAAGGAGCTCACGACATTAGAGGATCTTGCAGTTCAGATTAAGCCGAAAAATATGGGCGAATCTAACGCGCACCAACAGCTTCTACACTTAACACTACAGGCAACTGAATTACGTCGAAGCCGAATTTTCAATGCGAAATTTGCACTAGCTCCGGCAGCTTGGGTTGGCCTTGGATCAAGCTTAATGGTATTTCTAATTTTTTCCTGTCTTTTCCAGATGAAGTCCCGGAAGATACATATGATTCTGATTGCATTCCTAAGTCTAACGGTAGTAGGTATTTTGTATTTCCTCATTTTATTTATTCACCCTTTCTTGGGGCCTTTAGCCATCACGCCCGAACCCTTTACTGCCCTCCTTAATACTTCCTGGGTATATCAATAG